From Mucilaginibacter rubeus, a single genomic window includes:
- a CDS encoding DUF2147 domain-containing protein, which produces MSASKKHFVRFALILLTIAAVSINAKAQSDKIEGLWYNDVKSAKIQITKENNGKFYGKVVWLKEPLKNGKPKVDEMNTDEKLRSRPRLGLPVLADFVKDGENKYSGGTIYDPNNGKTYSCKMTCKGETLDIRGYIGISLFGRTTTWSRAE; this is translated from the coding sequence ATGTCAGCATCAAAAAAACATTTCGTCCGTTTTGCATTAATCCTGCTAACTATTGCAGCTGTAAGTATCAATGCAAAAGCGCAAAGCGATAAAATTGAAGGCTTATGGTATAATGATGTAAAAAGTGCCAAAATCCAGATCACTAAAGAAAACAACGGCAAGTTTTACGGCAAGGTGGTATGGCTTAAGGAGCCTTTAAAAAACGGGAAGCCTAAGGTTGATGAAATGAATACCGATGAAAAGCTGCGCTCAAGACCGAGGTTGGGCTTGCCTGTATTAGCCGATTTTGTAAAAGATGGTGAAAACAAATATTCGGGCGGAACAATCTACGATCCCAATAACGGTAAAACATATTCCTGCAAAATGACCTGCAAAGGCGAAACGCTTGATATCCGCGGATACATCGGCATTTCACTTTTCGGGCGTACAACTACCTGGTCGCGGGCAGAATAA